One genomic segment of Amycolatopsis sp. WQ 127309 includes these proteins:
- a CDS encoding toll/interleukin-1 receptor domain-containing protein yields MRRIFISYRTEDSVHVAREVATGFAKKTGRHRVFRDRDSLLPGELYPESIRDAVSAADLVLAIIGPHWLGAQDADGRPRLADPRDWVRSELRTAFERGIPVVPVLLDDVRLPSFVELPADIGSLSRSTFRRLRDQTFATDLRGLIDELTDAGEETAAEGPGRQVPSGPQNQYTSVSGGTSYISQGTQTVNNHGAGGGRR; encoded by the coding sequence ATGCGCCGCATATTCATCAGCTACCGCACCGAGGACAGCGTGCACGTGGCACGGGAGGTTGCGACCGGATTCGCGAAGAAGACCGGCCGGCACCGTGTTTTCCGCGACCGCGACTCGCTTCTGCCAGGCGAACTTTACCCGGAATCCATCCGAGACGCGGTTTCCGCAGCCGATCTCGTGCTCGCGATCATCGGACCTCACTGGCTCGGTGCTCAAGATGCGGACGGCCGGCCAAGGCTGGCCGATCCGCGAGACTGGGTCAGGTCCGAACTGCGCACCGCCTTCGAGCGCGGCATCCCGGTGGTTCCGGTGCTCCTCGACGATGTACGGCTCCCGTCCTTCGTGGAGCTGCCTGCCGACATCGGATCGCTGTCTCGGTCGACTTTCCGGCGGCTCCGTGACCAGACCTTCGCCACCGACCTCCGTGGACTGATCGACGAGCTCACGGACGCCGGCGAGGAGACCGCAGCCGAAGGTCCCGGCCGGCAGGTGCCGAGCGGCCCGCAAAACCAGTACACATCGGTGTCCGGCGGGACCAGCTACATCAGTCAGGGCACGCAGACGGTCAACAACCACGGAGCAGGAGGTGGTCGGCGATGA
- a CDS encoding NUDIX domain-containing protein, whose protein sequence is MIDDGPKPPPRTWSRLRSASVFSSPWFDVRRDAAVRPDGSAGRYDHVVSSGSVTTVALAEDGRVAVTRQWIYTHEQTQWRLPAGRIDAADSDPRGAAARELREETGISALHWRHLGTVNCADSFTNHRDHAFLATRLDHGTARLEPGEADLRVHLIPFEEALSLVIDGRMPHAGSSFALLMVRALGVR, encoded by the coding sequence GTGATCGACGACGGGCCGAAGCCCCCACCTCGTACCTGGTCGCGGCTGCGTTCCGCCAGTGTGTTCTCGTCGCCGTGGTTCGACGTCCGGCGGGACGCGGCCGTCCGCCCGGATGGTTCCGCCGGCCGGTACGACCACGTCGTGTCCAGCGGCTCCGTGACGACAGTGGCGCTGGCGGAAGACGGTCGTGTCGCCGTGACGCGGCAATGGATCTACACCCACGAGCAAACCCAGTGGCGGCTGCCCGCGGGCCGGATCGACGCCGCCGACTCCGATCCCCGGGGCGCAGCAGCAAGGGAGTTGCGTGAAGAGACCGGGATCTCCGCGCTGCACTGGCGTCATCTCGGCACCGTCAACTGCGCGGATTCCTTCACCAACCATCGTGACCACGCGTTCCTGGCGACGAGGCTCGACCACGGCACTGCGCGCTTGGAACCCGGCGAAGCTGACCTGCGCGTACACCTGATCCCCTTCGAAGAGGCGTTGTCGCTGGTCATCGACGGTCGAATGCCCCACGCCGGCAGCTCGTTCGCCTTGCTCATGGTTCGCGCACTGGGCGTGCGCTGA
- a CDS encoding helix-turn-helix transcriptional regulator, with the protein MVESFGEALRKLRQGRGLSLDKLAQKISYSKSYLSKIENGMSAPTADIAKRCDSALETGGALVTMIVSAKPEVPKPRPEAANGDEGSDDEVWVMVMDTEGTSGFHRLPRRQVLAGLGIAVGYALTGGAWSAADPTTIAGLHSAFDQYRKLGTTSRPGIVLPQVVAHVHTVRSLAGGPVAPEVRNELLVHASRAAEYAGWMSQEAGDDRAAAWWTAKAVDFAASGGDLHLGVYALVRQAELALYQQDSLATVELAVRAQTDPSVGSRILGLAARCEAQGHALAGAPDDYLRALERARVLLSEGTSLPASRPVFGSASVVDEVALAEGWSLYDLGRPADAAEVLDRELPRIAAEARRARARFGARHALAHAGSGEIEHACSLTRGVLEDAAHVDSATVRIDLRQLSRTLARWHNHPAVRELLPELGRALRVVRVPPA; encoded by the coding sequence GTGGTCGAGTCGTTCGGGGAAGCTTTGCGGAAACTGCGACAAGGCCGCGGTCTGTCACTCGATAAACTCGCTCAGAAGATCAGTTACAGCAAGAGCTACCTGAGCAAGATCGAAAATGGCATGAGTGCGCCGACGGCAGATATCGCGAAGCGCTGCGATAGTGCGCTCGAAACCGGCGGCGCACTCGTCACGATGATCGTCTCTGCGAAACCCGAAGTGCCGAAACCCCGGCCCGAAGCCGCAAACGGCGACGAGGGGAGTGACGATGAAGTGTGGGTGATGGTGATGGATACCGAAGGGACATCCGGCTTTCACCGTCTCCCGCGGCGGCAGGTCCTCGCCGGGCTCGGGATCGCGGTGGGGTATGCGCTGACCGGTGGCGCCTGGTCGGCGGCCGACCCCACGACGATCGCCGGCCTGCACAGCGCGTTCGACCAGTACCGCAAACTCGGCACTACGAGCCGTCCGGGCATCGTGCTGCCCCAGGTCGTCGCTCACGTGCACACGGTTCGCTCCCTCGCCGGGGGGCCGGTGGCGCCCGAAGTGCGCAATGAGTTGCTCGTCCACGCTTCGCGCGCCGCGGAGTACGCGGGCTGGATGAGCCAGGAGGCCGGTGACGATCGGGCCGCGGCGTGGTGGACGGCGAAAGCAGTCGACTTCGCGGCCTCCGGCGGCGACCTCCACCTCGGTGTCTACGCACTTGTGCGGCAGGCCGAACTGGCTTTGTACCAACAGGATTCCCTCGCCACGGTCGAGCTGGCCGTGCGCGCGCAGACCGATCCGTCAGTCGGGTCACGGATCCTCGGACTCGCGGCCCGTTGCGAAGCGCAGGGTCACGCGCTGGCCGGCGCCCCCGACGACTACTTGCGCGCACTGGAACGCGCGCGCGTGCTCCTGTCCGAAGGCACGTCGCTCCCGGCATCGCGACCGGTGTTCGGTTCCGCCAGCGTCGTCGACGAAGTCGCCTTGGCCGAAGGCTGGTCGCTCTACGACCTCGGCCGTCCCGCCGACGCCGCGGAAGTGCTCGATCGGGAGTTGCCCAGGATCGCCGCGGAGGCGCGGAGGGCTCGCGCCCGGTTCGGGGCGCGTCACGCACTGGCGCACGCGGGCAGCGGCGAGATCGAGCACGCCTGCTCGCTCACTCGCGGGGTGCTCGAGGACGCGGCGCACGTCGACTCCGCCACCGTGCGGATCGACCTCCGCCAGCTTTCGCGAACACTGGCGCGGTGGCACAACCACCCGGCGGTTCGCGAACTGCTGCCCGAACTCGGTCGCGCGTTGCGGGTTGTCCGGGTTCCGCCCGCCTAG
- a CDS encoding tetratricopeptide repeat protein produces the protein MEVRLLGPFELRTSGQPVELGDLQQRYILAVLVLHANRAISAERLTDIVWNGVEKPKTNLVPGYIARLRKILERGEQTDRPVIDRVATGYVLRIAPERIDLERFLALRDRAHDCADRARRLALLREAAELWRGRYLEDLDHDRVGSTGLFSPEEAYIDVLGDLAELELGEGNHRWVRDRLQSLVSAEPTRHRLAGLLMRALVANGDRVQAVNVYHDTRAALNDYGMDVPVELRRLAKFAQLSGRRVLLPSRPPRFGGRGRELARIESRLLVAAAAHRSATLWISGMPGIGKTALAVQAAYLLRERFPDGQVLVQLDGFTPEVAPVTTEDALAGLLTALGVPPEQHPPTISQRIASYQAALAGTRTLVVLDNAAGEEQTQQLLPIEPGCAALVTSRRTGGLDIADEIQLGPLQPEAAIELFHGLVGADRVRGESALVDSLVVRCGYVPLPIKMLAAQLRLHGSWSLSELTALLDESGPWRDAPGLTGRAAGACAVSYGQLDELEQLLFRLFGRLPGHDLSVPAAAALVGTTPARARELLEGLLRASLLEEPAHGRYRILDPLKEYARGLHTHADTDTERLGPLLDFYLVTTSNAIRAAYPFDQDRQPAVRRECPSAVEFGDNQAALTWLSGERLNLLAVIRYAARQDFSEHTWQLAVLLWRYYYAGGLIEDWSETLELARKALETDEAGRAGLAYVLLRLAGAHRTAGRASQSLELATEALRLWTELGDDLGQAGALCAIATVDSDRGDNASAITHYESALTKYERVEDLRGQAYALSNAGQLHELQGDLEFAEARLVAATDLLRRLSHTQGLAHTLDNLGVVRRRLGRHAQALANHEEARALAKEVGDRSCEAYALNNIGVVHRLEQRLEDAVQHHELARAVADTVAEPGLRAQLYMDRAATQLERGDRRQALTTYLAALDLARGTGDRGKQAHAHRGAAQVLHQTGEHVSAAVHWHAALEAFDGLGWTEAEDVRAELARHRCRCRAEG, from the coding sequence ATGGAAGTACGCCTGTTGGGGCCGTTCGAACTGCGAACGAGCGGTCAACCGGTCGAACTCGGTGACTTACAGCAGCGGTACATCCTTGCCGTCCTCGTGCTGCACGCGAACCGCGCGATATCGGCCGAACGGCTCACCGACATCGTCTGGAACGGGGTGGAGAAGCCGAAGACCAACCTGGTCCCCGGCTACATCGCTCGCTTGCGCAAGATCCTCGAGCGGGGTGAGCAGACCGACCGGCCGGTGATCGACCGCGTCGCGACGGGCTACGTGCTGCGGATCGCGCCCGAGCGGATCGACCTCGAGCGGTTTCTCGCGTTGCGTGACCGGGCACACGACTGCGCCGACCGTGCCCGGCGGCTCGCGCTGCTGCGCGAGGCCGCCGAACTGTGGCGCGGCCGGTACCTGGAGGACCTCGACCACGACCGCGTCGGCTCGACCGGTCTGTTCTCACCGGAAGAGGCGTACATCGACGTCCTGGGCGACCTCGCCGAGCTCGAGCTCGGCGAAGGAAACCACCGGTGGGTCCGCGATCGGCTGCAGTCGTTGGTGAGTGCCGAGCCGACGCGGCACCGGCTCGCGGGGCTGCTGATGCGGGCGTTGGTGGCCAACGGCGACCGCGTACAGGCGGTGAACGTCTACCACGACACCAGGGCGGCGCTCAATGACTACGGTATGGACGTCCCGGTCGAGCTGCGGCGGTTGGCGAAATTCGCTCAGCTGAGCGGGCGGCGCGTCTTGCTGCCCAGCCGGCCGCCCCGCTTCGGGGGTCGAGGGCGCGAACTGGCGAGGATCGAGTCGCGGTTGCTCGTCGCAGCCGCCGCGCACCGATCGGCGACCTTGTGGATCAGCGGGATGCCGGGGATCGGCAAGACCGCGCTCGCCGTCCAAGCGGCCTACCTCCTGCGCGAGCGCTTCCCCGACGGGCAGGTGCTGGTGCAGCTCGACGGCTTCACCCCGGAGGTGGCCCCAGTGACCACCGAGGACGCGCTGGCCGGCCTGCTGACGGCGCTCGGGGTCCCGCCGGAACAACACCCGCCGACGATCAGTCAGCGCATCGCCAGTTACCAGGCTGCGCTGGCGGGCACACGCACCCTTGTCGTGCTGGACAACGCGGCGGGCGAAGAGCAGACACAGCAGCTCCTTCCGATCGAGCCCGGCTGTGCCGCACTGGTCACCAGCCGGCGAACCGGAGGTCTCGACATCGCGGACGAGATCCAGCTGGGACCGCTGCAGCCCGAGGCGGCCATCGAGCTGTTTCACGGCCTCGTCGGCGCCGATCGGGTCCGAGGTGAGTCGGCGCTCGTCGACAGCCTCGTGGTGCGGTGCGGCTATGTCCCGCTCCCCATCAAGATGCTGGCCGCGCAACTTCGGCTGCACGGGTCCTGGTCCCTCAGCGAACTGACGGCGCTGCTCGACGAGTCGGGACCGTGGCGGGACGCACCCGGGCTGACCGGACGCGCCGCCGGCGCCTGCGCGGTCTCCTACGGGCAGCTGGACGAGCTCGAACAACTCCTGTTCCGGCTGTTCGGGCGGTTGCCTGGACACGATCTGAGCGTGCCCGCCGCGGCCGCCCTGGTGGGGACGACTCCTGCGCGGGCGCGGGAACTGCTGGAGGGACTGCTGCGGGCGAGCCTGCTGGAAGAACCCGCGCACGGGCGGTACCGGATCCTCGATCCGCTCAAGGAGTACGCACGTGGCCTTCACACGCACGCGGACACGGACACGGAACGACTCGGTCCGCTCCTCGACTTCTACCTCGTCACCACGTCGAACGCGATACGTGCCGCCTACCCCTTCGACCAGGACCGTCAGCCGGCCGTCCGGCGAGAGTGCCCGTCCGCGGTGGAGTTCGGCGACAACCAGGCGGCGCTGACCTGGCTGTCCGGGGAACGGCTGAACCTGCTCGCAGTGATCAGGTATGCGGCGCGGCAGGACTTCTCCGAGCACACCTGGCAGCTGGCCGTGCTCTTGTGGCGCTACTACTACGCAGGTGGCCTCATCGAGGATTGGTCCGAGACGCTCGAGCTCGCGCGGAAGGCGCTCGAAACCGACGAGGCCGGACGGGCCGGACTTGCCTACGTCCTGCTGCGGCTGGCCGGAGCGCACCGGACCGCGGGGAGGGCCTCGCAATCGCTCGAATTGGCCACTGAGGCGCTGCGTCTGTGGACCGAGCTGGGTGATGACCTCGGCCAGGCCGGCGCGCTGTGCGCCATCGCGACTGTGGATTCGGATCGGGGCGACAACGCGTCGGCGATCACCCACTACGAGTCGGCGCTGACGAAGTACGAGCGCGTCGAAGACCTCCGAGGCCAGGCCTATGCCCTCAGCAACGCAGGACAGCTCCACGAGCTGCAGGGCGATCTCGAGTTCGCCGAAGCGCGGCTGGTCGCGGCCACGGACCTGCTGCGCCGGCTCAGCCACACCCAGGGCCTCGCTCACACGTTGGACAACCTGGGTGTGGTGCGGCGTCGGCTGGGCCGGCACGCCCAAGCGCTCGCGAACCACGAAGAAGCCCGAGCGCTCGCCAAGGAGGTGGGTGACCGCAGCTGCGAGGCCTACGCGCTCAACAACATCGGAGTGGTGCACCGCCTCGAGCAGCGGCTCGAAGACGCCGTGCAACACCACGAACTTGCCCGCGCCGTCGCCGATACGGTCGCCGAGCCCGGCTTGCGCGCCCAGCTGTACATGGACCGGGCCGCGACGCAGCTGGAGCGCGGGGACCGCCGCCAAGCGCTGACGACCTACCTCGCGGCGCTCGACCTCGCCCGCGGAACCGGCGACCGGGGCAAACAGGCCCACGCACACCGCGGCGCCGCGCAAGTACTGCACCAGACCGGCGAACACGTCTCCGCCGCCGTGCACTGGCACGCTGCGCTCGAGGCCTTCGACGGACTGGGGTGGACGGAGGCGGAAGACGTGCGAGCCGAGCTCGCCCGGCATCGGTGCAGGTGCAGGGCGGAGGGCTAG
- a CDS encoding VWA domain-containing protein — translation MSDRILPFYVVCDESYSMADHLDLLNDSLDDVYRVVRTDPALAGRTRLGVIGFSREARVVAPLSRRAERIGKPELRGGAETNFGAVFTTLRETIEHDVERLRAESCSIYRPAVFFLSDGQPTDHADWPAAHARLVDRSWPARPRMIAFGIGDADRATMSQIGTYRAYLSRTGVTPRRVIREFAKTLASSLFLSGAAGDDLHVPAQVSGFTALERSSV, via the coding sequence ATGTCCGATCGAATCCTGCCCTTCTACGTGGTCTGTGACGAGTCCTATTCGATGGCCGATCACCTGGACCTGCTGAATGACAGCCTCGATGATGTGTACCGGGTCGTACGCACGGATCCGGCCCTGGCCGGCCGGACTCGGCTGGGGGTGATCGGCTTCTCCCGGGAAGCCCGTGTTGTCGCGCCGCTCTCCCGCAGGGCGGAAAGAATCGGCAAGCCGGAGCTGAGAGGCGGCGCGGAGACCAATTTCGGCGCCGTGTTCACCACGCTCCGCGAAACGATCGAACACGACGTCGAGCGGCTCCGGGCAGAATCTTGTTCGATCTACAGACCCGCCGTGTTCTTCCTGTCCGACGGGCAGCCGACCGATCACGCGGACTGGCCCGCGGCCCACGCGAGACTCGTGGACCGGAGCTGGCCGGCTCGGCCGCGGATGATCGCGTTCGGCATCGGGGACGCCGACCGGGCGACGATGAGCCAGATCGGTACCTACCGCGCATACCTGAGCCGGACCGGCGTGACGCCACGCCGCGTGATCCGCGAGTTCGCGAAAACGCTGGCCAGTTCGCTGTTCCTGTCCGGCGCGGCCGGAGACGACCTGCACGTGCCGGCCCAAGTGTCCGGTTTCACCGCGCTGGAGCGATCTTCGGTCTGA
- a CDS encoding toll/interleukin-1 receptor domain-containing protein yields MSTVVTGETIIVDHSNDSHSDLRVFFAVAEERGHAAASVVVDEGGRPVTDPCYSDRMGAPHLPGGAWAFCRSPQAEALGFPTGTDFVRTHAPHLSFLGGSPYPAEPHFHRQLYIQEFGQPESRLQIPGCSAGPVAWRPDGRKVCVLDERLGRFAALPDAAKYVLWEYDLALGQRRRVVDLPPAWPLSHVELTYSSDGLWLHLCDWIGGANYLVGLADGIVVPLPFRSVGAGWNPGNGANAMTVTTVEPMTGRLVIHDYDVSTGSMEQRSDIASSNGLPLAVRELSMSTDGNRALVTAPLGATGLEQQRRGGVNVAVVIDIVDGAVDPVLPVRFRTPGAQRRHTSPRWCEEPIVSPVPTTVADTLLAGAVRPVHLPDRPELLGDHLERGLEAALGIEQAWASGRVRPPLFAGELVQHALSCYELDPDAGDAIHTRLREQAAHDPIARAVARWIGTDRNRPHRSWRTKELTTLAHTAGEPPNLDEHAEIFSDGRRGCVPSLDLLIAAESGADACAPARELVAALAGRRGGSERTWERLATLTADAVRHHDHLFAVKAGLATALWNEFFLQDAAARASGLGDSPEGLETGILIDCVEACAHLPGHEVVGGDSVAVFDVADVRLRVQLRLQERDAQDYLNTTSRAGTRRPPAQVPAPDPGVRDEEGAPLPSRKRIFVSYVREDSSTVDRLVTELGEHGFDVWMDRTHLLAGQVWRSEIKKAIRAGDYFIGCFPPLMPAKMSRT; encoded by the coding sequence ATGAGCACGGTCGTCACCGGCGAGACGATCATCGTCGACCACTCCAACGACTCCCACAGCGACCTGCGGGTGTTCTTCGCCGTCGCCGAGGAACGAGGCCACGCCGCGGCATCGGTGGTGGTCGACGAAGGCGGCCGGCCAGTCACCGATCCGTGCTACTCGGACCGGATGGGCGCACCCCACCTGCCTGGCGGTGCCTGGGCATTCTGCCGATCGCCGCAAGCGGAAGCGCTCGGGTTCCCGACAGGCACGGACTTCGTCCGCACGCACGCACCCCATCTGAGTTTCCTCGGTGGGTCCCCCTACCCGGCTGAACCACACTTCCACCGTCAGCTCTACATCCAGGAGTTCGGTCAGCCGGAGTCCCGGCTGCAGATCCCCGGTTGCTCGGCCGGACCGGTCGCGTGGCGGCCGGACGGCCGGAAGGTCTGCGTGCTCGACGAGCGCCTCGGCCGCTTTGCCGCGCTGCCGGACGCGGCGAAGTACGTGCTCTGGGAGTACGACCTCGCGCTGGGGCAACGACGCCGGGTCGTCGACCTGCCTCCGGCGTGGCCCCTGAGCCACGTCGAATTGACCTACAGCAGTGACGGCCTGTGGCTGCACCTGTGCGACTGGATCGGCGGCGCCAACTACCTGGTGGGCTTGGCGGACGGGATCGTGGTCCCGCTCCCCTTCAGGTCGGTGGGCGCCGGGTGGAACCCGGGAAACGGGGCGAACGCGATGACGGTGACCACTGTCGAGCCGATGACCGGCCGGCTGGTCATCCACGACTACGACGTTTCGACCGGGTCAATGGAACAACGGTCGGACATCGCCTCGTCGAACGGCCTTCCGCTGGCAGTCCGGGAGCTGTCGATGTCGACGGACGGCAACCGTGCTCTGGTTACCGCGCCCCTGGGTGCGACCGGGCTCGAGCAACAGCGCCGCGGTGGGGTCAACGTGGCGGTGGTGATCGACATCGTGGACGGTGCGGTCGATCCGGTGTTGCCGGTGCGCTTCCGGACCCCGGGTGCCCAGCGCCGCCACACCAGCCCGCGATGGTGCGAAGAACCCATCGTTTCGCCGGTCCCCACCACAGTCGCCGACACCTTGCTGGCCGGTGCCGTCCGCCCGGTGCACCTTCCCGACCGGCCCGAGTTGCTGGGAGACCACCTGGAGCGCGGGCTGGAGGCCGCACTGGGCATCGAGCAGGCATGGGCATCGGGACGAGTGCGGCCGCCCCTGTTCGCCGGCGAACTCGTCCAACACGCGCTCAGCTGCTACGAGCTCGATCCCGACGCCGGCGATGCCATCCACACGCGGCTGCGCGAGCAGGCCGCACACGACCCGATCGCGCGAGCAGTGGCGCGGTGGATCGGTACCGACCGGAACCGGCCCCACCGATCGTGGCGGACGAAGGAGCTGACCACCCTGGCTCACACGGCCGGAGAACCACCGAACCTCGACGAACACGCGGAGATCTTCAGCGACGGCCGACGGGGATGCGTCCCATCGCTGGATCTGCTGATCGCGGCCGAAAGCGGTGCAGATGCCTGCGCGCCGGCTCGCGAACTGGTGGCCGCGCTGGCCGGGCGCCGGGGTGGCAGCGAACGCACCTGGGAACGGCTGGCCACCCTCACAGCCGATGCCGTACGTCACCACGACCACCTGTTCGCTGTCAAAGCAGGCTTGGCCACAGCGCTCTGGAACGAATTCTTCCTGCAGGATGCGGCGGCCCGGGCTTCGGGACTGGGCGACTCGCCAGAGGGCCTGGAGACGGGAATCCTGATCGACTGCGTCGAGGCATGTGCCCACCTTCCCGGACACGAAGTCGTCGGGGGTGACAGCGTCGCCGTCTTCGACGTCGCCGACGTCCGGCTCCGAGTCCAGCTCCGCCTCCAAGAACGGGATGCGCAGGATTACTTGAACACCACGAGCCGAGCGGGCACCCGGCGGCCGCCTGCTCAGGTTCCGGCGCCCGATCCGGGCGTCCGAGACGAGGAAGGAGCTCCATTGCCGAGCCGGAAGAGGATCTTCGTTTCCTATGTGCGGGAGGACAGCTCGACGGTCGACCGTCTGGTGACGGAGCTGGGCGAGCACGGGTTCGACGTCTGGATGGACCGCACACACCTGCTCGCCGGTCAGGTGTGGCGATCCGAGATCAAGAAGGCGATCCGGGCCGGCGACTATTTCATCGGGTGCTTTCCGCCGCTTATGCCAGCAAAGATGTCTCGTACATGA